From Qipengyuania psychrotolerans:
GCCCGGCACTTGCCTGGTGCTTGCTAGCCCTGATGTTCAGCCTCGCCGGTATCCCGCCGCTGTTCGGTTTCTGGGGTAAATTCGTCGTCTTCCAGGCGGCAGTCCAGGCAGATATGATTGCCTTGGCCGCCATCGGCATCGCGGCCAGTGTCATCGGCGCATTCTACTACATCAAGTTCATCAAGGTTATGTTCTTCGATGAGCCGAAGAATGATGGCCCAGCCAAGGCGCCTACATCCCACTGGGTGGTTCTGGGGCTTTGCGTACTGGTGATTTCGCCCTTGGGATATCTTCTGACGCCGTGGCTTGGCAGTGTCGCTGATGCGGCAGCGCAGGCGCTGTCCCTGATCGCTTGATAGAGACGCTCGCCGAAACCGGTTCCACGAATGCCGATCTGATCGCACGAGTGCGGTCGGGTGAGCGCGTGATCGAAGGCAATTGGCTGGTCGCCGATCGCCAGACGGCCGGCAAGGGCAGGCAGGGCCGTACATGGTTCGACGGTGCGGGAAACTTCATGGGCTCCACGGCGGTATTTCCGCATGAGCGCGACCCTTCTCCGCCGAGTCTCGCGCTCGTCGCGGGATTGGCGCTTTATGAGACTGTGCTTGGGTTGCACGCCAAACCTGCTGAACTCAGCCTCAAATGGCCAAACGATCTGCTTCTCAACGGTGCTAAACTGGCAGGAATTCTGCTGGAGCGTGAAGGCGATGCAATCGTGGTCGGCATTGGGGTGAACCTGGCAAAGGCTCCTGCTCTTCCGGATCGCTGCACTACGGCGCTGTCGAGCTTCGGCCCAGTGCCTGATCGCGATCATTTTGCGCAGAGCCTTGCCGCCCATTTTGCCAGCGAGTTGGAGCGCTGGCGTCAGTATGGACTGGCCCCGATCATCCGGCGCTGGCTTGCCGCCGCTCACCCGGAAGGCACGGCATTGCGCGTACATCCACCGGGAGAAGGGTCCGTTGAGGGGACTTTCGCTGGACTCACTGTAGACGGTGCGCTGTCCCTTCGCTTGCCAGACGGTGAAGCGCGCATCATCCATGCTGGTGATGTAATGCTCGTACAAGAGGAGGGCTAAGCTATGCTTTTGGCCGCTGATGTCGGAAATACGAACGTTGTTTTCGCCTTGTTCGAGGGGCGCGAGATCAAGGCGCGCTGGCGTATCGCCACGGACCCGAGGCGCACGGGTGACGAGTATGCCGTCTGGCTACTGCGCTTGCTTGAACTCGAAGGTCACGACCGCGATGACATCACCCAGATCATCTTTGGTTCGGTCGTTCCGCGCTCGATCCACAACCTCACCGTTCTTGCCCAGAAGTATTTTGGAATTGAACCAATCGTTGCGGGTCAGGGCGATGCCGAATGGGGTATCGCGATCGACGTGGACGATCCGCGTACGCTCGGAGCCGACAGGGCGCTCAACACTATTGCTGCACACGAGAAATACGAAGGCGATCTGATCGTGATCGATTTCGGAACCGCGACCACCATCGACGCGGTCGATTTCACAGGCGCATACAAGGGCGGGATAATTGCCCCGGGCATCAACTTGTCGCTCGATGCATTGGTCGGAAACACAGCCAAGTTGCCGCGGATCGCCATTCGCAAGCCCGAGAGCGACAGCGTGGTGGGTCGCAACACAGAAGACCAGATGCTGATCGGCGTATTCTGGGGCTATGTATCTCTCATCGAAGGGCTGGTAGCCCGTATGCGAAGCGAAATCGGGCGGCCCGCCAAGGTTGTGGCCACCGGGGGTCTCGCCCTGCTTTTTGACGAAACGACACAGCTTTTTGACGAGGTCGATAGTGACCTCACTCTGGATGGCCTTGCCATTCTTGCCGAAAGGGCAATTACTTGAAAAAGAATTTCGCACCCGAAGACGAACTTCTGTTCCTGGCCCTCGGCGGGTCCGGCGAGATCGGAATGAACGTCAACCTTTACGGGTGCCAGGGCCGATGGCTGATGGTTGACCTCGGGATGACGTTTTCCGGCGGAGAATATCCCGGCGTCGACCTTGTATTTGCAGATCTGGAATTCATCGAAGAACGGCTCGACCAACTTGAGGCCATCGTGCTGACCCATGCGCATGAGGACCATATTGGCGCCGTGCCATATTTCGCGGCTGACCTGGGCGTCCCGATCTATGCCACGCCGTTCACGATGGACCTCGTGCGTCGTAAGCTGGAAGAAGCAGGCGTTCTGGGGGAAGTCGAACTGCACACGATCCCGGACGATCACGGTAGCTTCGAAGTAGGGCCCTTCGAGGTGACCTATATCCCGCTTGCTCACTCAATCGCCGAGGGCAACGCGTTGCTGATCGACACACCGCATGGCAGGATTTTTCATACTGGGGACTGGAAACTCGACGAAGATCCGATCATCGGCGAACCCGCCACGGAAGAAGAGCTTACCGAGCTGGGCGACAAAGGCATTCTTGCACTGGTTTGTGACAGCACCAACGTTTTCAATCCCGCGCCAAGCGGCTCCGAAGGGGCCGTTTATAAAGGGCTCCTGGAAGAGGCGCAGCGGCATTCGGGCAAACGCATCCTGGTCACGACTTTCGCCAGCAATGTCGCCCGGCTCCACACCTTGGGCGAAGTGGCCAAGGAAACCGGGCGCCAACTTTGTGTTGCAGGTCGTTCGCTTGACCGCATCATCGAAGTTGCGCAGGCCAACGGCTATCTGGATGACTTCCCGGATCCTGTTGATTTCGACACTGCCATGGGCCTGCCACGCGGCGAGGTCTTGATCCTTGCAACCGGGGGGCAGGGCGAGCCGCGCGCTGCTCTTTCCAGGATTTCTGAAGACAACCATCCACTTCAACTCGTTTCAGGCGACGTGGTTCTTTTCTCGACGCGCCAGATTCCCGGCAACGAACTTTCGATTGGGGCCGTACAGAACCGACTGGCGGCCAAGGGCATCACGATGGTCACCGACCGTCAGAGTATGATCCACGTATCTGGCCACCCGGGCCGTCCTGAACTGGAGGCGCTCTATGGCTGGATCAGACCGGATGTGCTGGTCCCGGTCCATGGCGAAATGCGTCACATGCAAGAACAAGGACGGCTTGGAAAAGCGAATGGCATTGCAGATGCTGTCGTCCAGCAGAACGGTGACATCGTAAGGCTCGCTCCTGGAGCACCCGGCACCATCGCACAGGTCAGGGCGGGGCGGCTCGTGCTCGACGGTGATATTATTGCGCCAGCGGGCGGTGATGCCATCGTGATGCGTCGGCGCATCATGCAGGAGGGCGTCATGATAGTTGCGCTGGACAGCCGTCTCGACCCGCAGATCGATAGCCTGGGCCTTCCGCTTGACGAAGACTATGATGATTTCATTGCGGAAACCAAAGAAGACGTCGTCAACGCAATCGCGAAACTGAAGGGCAAGGATCGCAGCACCGCTTCGTCGGTCCACGAAGCGGCACGCCTTGCTGCGCGCCGTGCGGCACAGCGCTGGTCCGGAAAGCGTCCGCAGGTCCGCGTGATCTTGCCGGCGAGCATGGGGTAGGGACATGGAACTCCCGATGCAGTGGACCTCAATCCTCGCGATCTATGTGTTGTTCTGGGTCGTGAGCGCGTTTGTTCTGCTGCCTTTCGGTGTGCAGACTCATGACGAGGCCGGGATCGAAAAGATACCCGGACAGGCTGACAGCGCACCGGCCAATTTCCGTCCCGGCAAGGTGGCACTGAGAGCCACCTTCCTCGGGGCAGTGCTGACCACCTTATACATCCTGAATTATGCCTATGGCTGGATCGTACCTGAAGATCTGATCTTCTGGGGTCCCAGCACGCGCTGATCTTCTACTGGCGTAGACGCTCGAGCGCTTGCGCCATCACCACATAAAGCTTGCCCATATCGCTGGAGAGCAGCGTGACGCTTAGCGCGTTGCCATCACGAGTGGACAGTAGGTTTCGCAGCATCGCTTCGAAGTCATGGATGTAGCGATTTACGTGCTCCCGGAAGTCTGGGTCGGCATCGTAGAGCTCCGCAATTTCCCGAGCTTCACCATTGTCTATCAGGCGGACTGCACGGCGGGTAAATATGCCCCGGTCGCCCCTGAGATAGCTTGACCAAGCTGTATCAGTAACCTCGGCGGACAATGCCTTGGAAATGTCGATTGCGTTCGAGTTGAGGCTTTCAGTTATGAGAGCCACGCGGCGTGCGAAATCACCGTCCACTGTATCAGCCGCCTGCTCCCGGGCGTGGGCAATACGGGCCTCAAGATTGCCGGTGAGATCATTCAGGCGGGCCAATTGATCGCGTAGTTCGCGTGTTGTTGCGCGGGCAGCCTCCGTTGATTTGTTACGTGCAGCATCCAGCTTGGCCAGTGCTTCATCCGTGTGTTCGGCCAGCGCCTTGTCGATTGCCGCACTGCTACGCTCGCCGACTTTCTCTGCAAGCGCGGTGATCCGAGCGGCGTTTTCCGTTTCCAGTGCGTCGAGGGCGCCCTTGGCGCTATTTTCCAGAGCAGCGATGGCTTCGCGCAGCTCAACCTGGACGCGCTGAGCGAGCTGTTCGCTTTCCTCGCGCAGCGACACCACGCCGGAGCGCAGGCGCTCAACCCCTTCGATCTGGGCATTTGCCGTATCGCCGAAGTCCGATTGGAACCTCTCGAAACCCTCGATCGCGTCCAGGGTGCGCTTCTCGATCTCCGCCATGCCTTCGGTTAGGCGTTCACCCGATATACGCGCTTCATTGAGCAGGCCGCGGACGGCCGCAGTCCGAGTTTCAATTTGGGCGAGCCGGCCTTCGGAGGCATCCATCGCAATGGGCAGGTCCTCCCTGCTGTGACGCGCGCTGGCCTGGATCAGTTCAAGCAGCCGGACACTCGCGTCGGTCAGTGCTGCAACGGCCTGATCGGTCCCGTCCAAAGCTTCTCGGCTGCCGATCAGCGTTTCGTTAAGGGAAGCGACACCGCTTGCCACGGTCTCGCTCGCTTCCCGGCCCTGCTCGGTCACCGTATCGAATGTCGAGGCGAGGGCAGCGAACCTGGTATCGAGGACATCGCCCTGTTCCATCAGGATGCCCATCTGCTCCCTTTGCGCTTCGCGGCGGTGCGCAATAGCGATATCAAGCGCTTCCAGCTTGTCGCTCAATTCCTGCGACAGCTGGTCTTGCGAGTGCGCAATTGCATCAAGGCGCGCTTTCCCCTCGGTATCCAATACTTCGGCGTTTTCGCGGACCATCGCCTTGATCGATTCCGCTTCTGCGCCCAAGGCGTTGAAGCGCGCCAGAGCCGCTTCTTTCAACGAATTCTCGATTGTCTCAATCTTGTCCGCGGTCTCCGCCAGCCTCAACTTCATTGCGTCGACCTGGCTGGCCCATTTTGCAATAGCGCCGTCTTCACCTGCACGAACGGCCGCGGCAATTTTGGTCGCTTCATCACGGAACCTTGCAAGGCGTTCGCGCAAGGAGGCAAGTGCAAGCTCCTCCTCCGCACTGGCAGTCTGATGCGCTTCGGCAAGTTCGCTGCGAAGCGTCGCCGAACGCTCGCGAATAGCGGCGAGTGCTTCAACTTCACGCGCGTCCAGAGCCGAGCGGAACTGGTCGCTTTCCTCGCGCAGAACGGCAAACCTTTGGGCGGAAATCTTCTCGAGGTCTCCGGCCTGGGCTGAGAAGGCCTCCAGCGCATCATCCACGCGCATTTGCAGCGACACGACCTGACGTTCGCTTGCCGCACCAAATTCGTTGAGACGATCGAAACCTTCCACCAACTTGTCGAGCTGATCCTGCGAAGTTCTACCTGCGCCAGCGATCTGGTTGGATACGTCCTTGGCAGAGTTTGCGATAACCGGAAGATTATCACGCAGGCGGGTCATGTTCTCGAGCGCGGCACCGCTTACGCTGGCAATCGCTTCGACCTGCTCGCCATTCTCACGCACTAGGCCCTGGAGGCGATCTGCATGCTCCGAAAGACGTTCACCTGCGGAGCGGCCGAGAAACTCCAGTTCACGCGACTGACTGCCCAGGAATTCACGCGCAAGGCTCAATTCGCGGTTTACCGTGGCGAGCCGAACCTCAAGCTGAGCAGATTCTTCTGCGAGAGAGCGAGCGATTTCACCGAAGCGCTTCGATTCTGCCGTCGAGTTGCGGCTCGCCAAGAGCCAGGCCGCCAGAAGCAGCAAAACCGGCATCGCCCAAGCGGTGATCCAGCCAGTCCATGCTTGCGCTGATCCACCGGCGAGCATCTCGGCACGGTGCGCCCATGCGAAGAATGCCGTCCAGCCAGCAATCGCTGTCGTGGCGAGGACTGGGGCAATCCAAGCCGAAATATTTGCGCTTGGAGGAGCATACTCGCTCCACTCCTCGGACTCGTAGACCTCGTCTTCCAGCTCCAGGGCCGTTGCCTCAGGCGCGTCGACAGGAGAAGCGGCATTTTCCTGCTCACCTTCTACAACCGAAATATGCGAACGTTTTCTCATGGTTGGACGCTACCACGTTTAAATTATCCTTAAAGCCTCTTTAACGATCAACCGTGTATCGCTGTGGGCGATGGCCTATCATTCTCCCAGCTTTGACAGCGCACTGGGTGCGGCAGCCGGAGAAGATCCGAAGCTTGCGGCCGAATTGCGTGCTGCGTTTCTCGCAAGTCTGAAGCAGAGGCTGGACCTCCTCAAGCGCGCCCGGTGTGATGCCAATTGGTACCAAGCAGCTGAACGCATACGAGGGCTGGCGGCCAGCTTTTCAGCAGTGGAGCTTATAGAGTTGGCGGAATTGGCGCTTGAATCAGCTCCGGGAGAGCCGACTGTGATCAGTTCAATCGAGAGGTTTGCCGATAATTTCGGGGAATAGGGCGGACACGCTCATACGAGTGCTTTCCAGCCCAGTCTGTGGCTCCTAAGGTGAAATTCCTTCCTCGGGAGAGATTTTCACGTGCGTATAGCTTTGCTTTCTACCATCGACCGGGACCCAAAGCCCGGGAAGATGAGGGCAGCGTACGTCAACTTCGCAGGCGCACGTGTCGTCGAACGGCAACTCGATCTGGCGTTAAGCCTTGGCTGCGAAACAGTAGCTTGCCTTGCCGACGGCATTAGCCGTGAGGTTATTGAGCTGCAGCACCGCGCAGAGCGGTCATGCGCAAAGTTTGTCACCATCCGCGACCACGCAAAGCTGTCCGGCCTGATTACTGCAGCGGACGAGATCGTGGTTATCGCCCCTGGGGTGCTTCCTGATACTGCGACCGTTGAAAGACTGCTGGTGAAGCCTTCAGTCATCGGATTTCCAGCCGATATCGCGGTGCCGGCCGGTTTTGAACGGATCGACGCAGAGTTCGCATGGGGCGGAGTGCTGCTGGCGCGGGGCAACCTGATCGAGAGACTCGCCGAATTGCCAGCGGACATTGATGTGCCTTCGGCCCTGATGCGGTTGGCCTTGCAGGCAGGAACCCGCCTAGTGCCCGCAGAACGCAAACTGGTAGACGAGAACGACTGGACGATAGATGCACCTCGCGAAGCGTTGATCGTTCGCGAGAAGAAATGGATCGAGGCGCAGCGCGAAGCGGTGCCCTTCAACGCACCTGGAATTGCCGTGGCCGAGAGAGTCGGGACGCGGCTTGCACAAGACGTCGTTGGACGGCGCAGCGAGACGGGTCCAGCAGTGGCTGGCGGCGTTTTCGGCCTCTTTGCAATCGCCGCCGGGGCTTTCGGTATGCCTGCAACT
This genomic window contains:
- a CDS encoding biotin--[acetyl-CoA-carboxylase] ligase, which translates into the protein MIETLAETGSTNADLIARVRSGERVIEGNWLVADRQTAGKGRQGRTWFDGAGNFMGSTAVFPHERDPSPPSLALVAGLALYETVLGLHAKPAELSLKWPNDLLLNGAKLAGILLEREGDAIVVGIGVNLAKAPALPDRCTTALSSFGPVPDRDHFAQSLAAHFASELERWRQYGLAPIIRRWLAAAHPEGTALRVHPPGEGSVEGTFAGLTVDGALSLRLPDGEARIIHAGDVMLVQEEG
- a CDS encoding type III pantothenate kinase, with the translated sequence MLLAADVGNTNVVFALFEGREIKARWRIATDPRRTGDEYAVWLLRLLELEGHDRDDITQIIFGSVVPRSIHNLTVLAQKYFGIEPIVAGQGDAEWGIAIDVDDPRTLGADRALNTIAAHEKYEGDLIVIDFGTATTIDAVDFTGAYKGGIIAPGINLSLDALVGNTAKLPRIAIRKPESDSVVGRNTEDQMLIGVFWGYVSLIEGLVARMRSEIGRPAKVVATGGLALLFDETTQLFDEVDSDLTLDGLAILAERAIT
- a CDS encoding ribonuclease J, with product MKKNFAPEDELLFLALGGSGEIGMNVNLYGCQGRWLMVDLGMTFSGGEYPGVDLVFADLEFIEERLDQLEAIVLTHAHEDHIGAVPYFAADLGVPIYATPFTMDLVRRKLEEAGVLGEVELHTIPDDHGSFEVGPFEVTYIPLAHSIAEGNALLIDTPHGRIFHTGDWKLDEDPIIGEPATEEELTELGDKGILALVCDSTNVFNPAPSGSEGAVYKGLLEEAQRHSGKRILVTTFASNVARLHTLGEVAKETGRQLCVAGRSLDRIIEVAQANGYLDDFPDPVDFDTAMGLPRGEVLILATGGQGEPRAALSRISEDNHPLQLVSGDVVLFSTRQIPGNELSIGAVQNRLAAKGITMVTDRQSMIHVSGHPGRPELEALYGWIRPDVLVPVHGEMRHMQEQGRLGKANGIADAVVQQNGDIVRLAPGAPGTIAQVRAGRLVLDGDIIAPAGGDAIVMRRRIMQEGVMIVALDSRLDPQIDSLGLPLDEDYDDFIAETKEDVVNAIAKLKGKDRSTASSVHEAARLAARRAAQRWSGKRPQVRVILPASMG
- a CDS encoding DUF1467 family protein; protein product: MQWTSILAIYVLFWVVSAFVLLPFGVQTHDEAGIEKIPGQADSAPANFRPGKVALRATFLGAVLTTLYILNYAYGWIVPEDLIFWGPSTR
- a CDS encoding ATPase gives rise to the protein MRKRSHISVVEGEQENAASPVDAPEATALELEDEVYESEEWSEYAPPSANISAWIAPVLATTAIAGWTAFFAWAHRAEMLAGGSAQAWTGWITAWAMPVLLLLAAWLLASRNSTAESKRFGEIARSLAEESAQLEVRLATVNRELSLAREFLGSQSRELEFLGRSAGERLSEHADRLQGLVRENGEQVEAIASVSGAALENMTRLRDNLPVIANSAKDVSNQIAGAGRTSQDQLDKLVEGFDRLNEFGAASERQVVSLQMRVDDALEAFSAQAGDLEKISAQRFAVLREESDQFRSALDAREVEALAAIRERSATLRSELAEAHQTASAEEELALASLRERLARFRDEATKIAAAVRAGEDGAIAKWASQVDAMKLRLAETADKIETIENSLKEAALARFNALGAEAESIKAMVRENAEVLDTEGKARLDAIAHSQDQLSQELSDKLEALDIAIAHRREAQREQMGILMEQGDVLDTRFAALASTFDTVTEQGREASETVASGVASLNETLIGSREALDGTDQAVAALTDASVRLLELIQASARHSREDLPIAMDASEGRLAQIETRTAAVRGLLNEARISGERLTEGMAEIEKRTLDAIEGFERFQSDFGDTANAQIEGVERLRSGVVSLREESEQLAQRVQVELREAIAALENSAKGALDALETENAARITALAEKVGERSSAAIDKALAEHTDEALAKLDAARNKSTEAARATTRELRDQLARLNDLTGNLEARIAHAREQAADTVDGDFARRVALITESLNSNAIDISKALSAEVTDTAWSSYLRGDRGIFTRRAVRLIDNGEAREIAELYDADPDFREHVNRYIHDFEAMLRNLLSTRDGNALSVTLLSSDMGKLYVVMAQALERLRQ
- a CDS encoding Hpt domain-containing protein; amino-acid sequence: MAYHSPSFDSALGAAAGEDPKLAAELRAAFLASLKQRLDLLKRARCDANWYQAAERIRGLAASFSAVELIELAELALESAPGEPTVISSIERFADNFGE